The Brachyspira hyodysenteriae ATCC 27164 genome includes a window with the following:
- a CDS encoding P1 family peptidase, translating to MKEIKITDIENIKIGNAENKEAATGCTVIICERGAVIGLDVRGGGPASRESELTKAQASTDVVHAVLLSGGSAFGLDASGGVMKYLEERNIGFDVGITKVPLVCQSCIFDLRIGDYKVRPDINMGYDACVNAQNNNPKMGNYGAGTGASVGKILGADYAMKSGLGFYAVQVDDVKIGAVVSVNAFGDVYDYDSGKMIAGLLNENKNGFRSSEEELIKITQNNNLSFTSNTKENTTIGAIITNAKFTKSQMGKIASMAHNGFARTIKPVHTTLDGDSIYAMSVGEVNANLDAVGTIAAIVMGKAINNAVRNAETSHGFKCLNDIMKN from the coding sequence ATGAAAGAGATAAAAATAACAGATATAGAAAATATAAAAATAGGAAATGCTGAGAACAAAGAGGCGGCAACAGGCTGTACAGTTATAATATGCGAAAGGGGAGCAGTTATAGGTTTAGATGTTAGGGGAGGGGGACCAGCTTCAAGAGAAAGTGAACTAACAAAGGCACAGGCTTCTACTGATGTAGTTCATGCTGTTCTTCTTAGCGGTGGAAGTGCATTCGGATTAGATGCTTCAGGCGGAGTTATGAAATATTTAGAGGAGAGAAATATTGGTTTTGATGTTGGCATTACAAAGGTGCCTTTAGTATGTCAGTCTTGTATATTTGATTTGAGAATTGGAGATTATAAAGTTCGTCCTGATATTAACATGGGCTATGATGCTTGTGTTAATGCTCAAAATAATAATCCTAAAATGGGTAATTATGGAGCTGGAACAGGTGCAAGTGTAGGAAAGATACTAGGTGCTGATTATGCTATGAAGTCAGGTCTTGGTTTTTACGCTGTACAAGTTGATGATGTTAAGATTGGGGCTGTAGTTTCTGTGAATGCTTTTGGTGATGTATATGATTATGACAGCGGTAAAATGATTGCAGGTCTTCTTAATGAAAATAAAAATGGATTTAGAAGTTCAGAAGAAGAGTTAATAAAAATCACACAGAATAATAATTTATCTTTTACTTCAAACACTAAAGAGAATACAACAATAGGTGCTATTATAACGAATGCTAAATTCACAAAATCACAAATGGGAAAAATAGCTTCAATGGCACATAATGGATTTGCAAGAACTATAAAACCTGTTCATACCACATTAGACGGAGACAGTATTTATGCTATGAGTGTGGGAGAAGTTAATGCAAATTTGGATGCTGTAGGTACAATTGCAGCTATTGTAATGGGTAAGGCTATAAATAATGCTGTTAGAAATGCTGAAACTTCTCATGGTTTTAAATGCTTAAATGACATAATGAAAAATTAA
- a CDS encoding methyl-accepting chemotaxis protein: MRKIHSIRVKMPIAISILSTIFLVLIVAILSYRSHAIVKNSTLSGFDNTVNGYKDMLDVWLDDSRNLIKTYAVSPIVRNYLVNREIDIRSTLTEFEAINEYVLDIGITDTNGIILDNVNSVKIGENITTVRPNILNILKKNNNEASFDDSIQKSSADKKWSLAVICGVKYNGEYVGNVYMIMDWEDLAAKLQELKLPERTRIFAIDDDNTVVLDTKNEINTKANDAYGSIIKGGMSSGVMNYISSVSHDPRTAVYSRLENLDWYLIMAMDDKVIYKANNDSIIISIIICILSIIFINVFAFLYIKKVTHPLKVLMQHATSISEGNINAYIKDNYGKDEFGQLEKVFDVMSSRLAEVVSNVNNASREIMTAAQSMMESSNELSVRTDSQSSSLEETAASIEEMVSNIKTSTEKSLLGKDMMSESMQYIENAASIIAQTASNIEEVYQASEKIKDITKIIEDIAFQTNILALNASVEAARAGDQGKGFAVVASEVRNLAQTTQASVKDITELVDNTSQKIDTATQTAKQSQEIFVDLQNKVSDTSKLMETITSNALEQESGTNQISIEVNNMETATTQNAALAENSNEISRNLVEKAEFLERSIEFFKISHNR; this comes from the coding sequence ATGAGAAAAATACATTCTATAAGGGTTAAAATGCCTATAGCCATAAGCATTTTAAGTACAATTTTTTTAGTCTTGATAGTGGCGATATTATCATACAGATCGCATGCAATAGTGAAAAATTCAACATTATCTGGTTTTGATAATACAGTTAATGGTTACAAAGATATGCTTGATGTTTGGCTTGATGACAGCAGGAATTTAATAAAAACTTATGCTGTATCTCCTATAGTAAGAAATTATTTAGTAAACAGAGAGATTGATATAAGAAGTACACTTACTGAATTTGAAGCAATTAATGAATATGTACTTGATATAGGCATAACAGATACTAATGGTATAATTTTAGACAATGTTAATAGTGTAAAAATAGGTGAAAATATAACAACAGTAAGACCTAATATTTTAAATATTCTAAAGAAGAACAATAATGAAGCATCTTTTGATGACAGTATACAAAAATCAAGTGCTGATAAAAAATGGTCATTAGCAGTTATTTGTGGAGTAAAATATAATGGGGAATATGTTGGAAATGTATATATGATCATGGATTGGGAGGATTTGGCTGCTAAACTTCAGGAATTGAAATTGCCTGAAAGAACTAGAATATTTGCTATTGATGATGATAATACCGTTGTATTAGATACAAAAAATGAGATTAATACCAAGGCTAATGATGCATACGGTTCAATAATAAAAGGAGGTATGTCTTCTGGTGTTATGAATTATATATCTTCTGTAAGTCATGATCCTAGAACAGCAGTTTACAGCAGACTTGAGAATTTAGATTGGTATTTAATTATGGCTATGGATGATAAAGTTATTTATAAGGCTAATAATGACTCTATAATAATATCTATTATAATATGTATTTTATCTATCATTTTTATTAATGTATTTGCTTTTCTTTATATTAAAAAAGTTACTCATCCTCTTAAAGTTTTAATGCAGCATGCTACTAGTATATCAGAAGGAAATATAAATGCTTATATTAAAGATAATTATGGAAAAGATGAATTTGGACAATTGGAAAAAGTATTTGATGTTATGAGCAGCAGATTAGCTGAAGTTGTTTCTAATGTTAATAATGCTTCAAGGGAGATAATGACAGCAGCACAAAGTATGATGGAAAGCAGTAATGAATTATCTGTAAGAACTGATTCGCAGTCATCTAGTCTAGAGGAAACAGCTGCTAGTATAGAGGAAATGGTTTCTAATATAAAAACTTCTACTGAAAAATCTTTACTTGGAAAGGATATGATGTCAGAATCTATGCAGTATATAGAAAATGCTGCAAGCATAATTGCACAAACAGCCTCAAATATAGAAGAAGTTTATCAGGCTAGCGAGAAAATAAAAGATATTACAAAGATTATTGAGGATATTGCTTTTCAAACTAATATATTGGCTCTTAATGCTTCAGTAGAGGCAGCACGTGCCGGAGATCAGGGAAAGGGATTTGCTGTTGTTGCTTCTGAGGTAAGAAATCTTGCTCAAACTACCCAGGCTTCAGTTAAAGATATAACAGAATTGGTAGATAATACTTCTCAAAAAATAGATACAGCCACTCAAACAGCAAAACAATCTCAGGAAATATTTGTGGACTTACAGAATAAAGTATCAGATACTTCAAAATTAATGGAGACAATCACTTCAAATGCCTTAGAGCAGGAATCAGGTACTAATCAAATAAGTATAGAAGTGAATAATATGGAAACTGCTACAACTCAGAATGCTGCTTTAGCTGAAAATTCAAATGAAATTTCAAGAAATTTAGTTGAAAAAGCAGAGTTTTTGGAAAGAAGTATTGAGTTTTTTAAGATTTCGCATAATAGATAA